The following are from one region of the Qipengyuania flava genome:
- a CDS encoding SAM-dependent methyltransferase, translated as MDMQTTPRGRALISGSQRFARKPGWFARMTSPAMGKIIKRIDASLTSGTIHGVLPDGTRTTLGGRAPGFECEVQLRSWNALVRLASNGSVGWYQAWEAGEWWSPDPVPLFALFMQHAARLGDTARAKGPFRHALKLAHVFNRNTHEGARKNISAHYDLGNDFYEPWLDATMSYSSALDVGRDGLEEAQRRKWDALASRIGEAPTVLEIGCGWGALAGFLASRGSDVTAISLSDEQLAWARARYEGPQFLKQDYRDTAGQFDAIVSVEMVEALGREYWPTFMDCIARNLKPGGRAAIQYISIRDDLFDSYAKSADFIQAYIFPGGLLIRTSEFRELAEQRGLAWQDQRDFGLDYAETLKAWRRSFDAAEADGQLPPGFDAQFCDLWRFYLMYCEGGFRGGGIDVHQVTLVKEGEK; from the coding sequence ATGGACATGCAGACCACACCCCGCGGCCGCGCCCTCATTTCCGGATCGCAGCGCTTTGCGCGCAAGCCCGGCTGGTTTGCCCGCATGACCTCGCCCGCCATGGGCAAGATCATCAAGCGGATCGATGCTTCGCTGACCTCGGGGACCATTCACGGGGTGCTGCCCGACGGCACTCGCACGACGCTGGGCGGGCGCGCGCCGGGCTTCGAATGCGAAGTGCAGCTGCGCAGCTGGAACGCTCTGGTGCGGCTTGCCAGCAACGGTTCGGTCGGCTGGTACCAGGCGTGGGAAGCGGGCGAGTGGTGGAGCCCCGATCCCGTGCCGCTGTTCGCTTTGTTCATGCAGCACGCCGCGCGTCTCGGCGATACGGCGCGCGCCAAGGGCCCGTTCCGCCATGCGCTGAAGCTGGCGCATGTGTTCAACCGCAACACGCACGAAGGCGCGCGCAAGAACATCAGCGCGCATTACGACCTCGGCAACGATTTCTACGAACCCTGGCTCGATGCGACGATGAGCTACTCCTCCGCGCTCGACGTCGGGCGCGACGGGCTGGAAGAGGCGCAGCGGCGCAAGTGGGACGCGCTGGCGTCACGCATTGGCGAGGCACCGACGGTGCTGGAGATCGGCTGCGGCTGGGGCGCGCTCGCCGGCTTTCTTGCGTCGCGGGGCAGTGACGTCACAGCGATCAGCCTGTCCGACGAACAGCTGGCCTGGGCGCGGGCGCGGTACGAGGGGCCGCAGTTCCTCAAGCAGGATTACCGCGACACGGCGGGACAGTTTGACGCCATCGTGTCGGTCGAGATGGTCGAGGCGCTTGGCCGCGAATACTGGCCGACCTTCATGGACTGCATCGCGCGCAACCTGAAGCCGGGCGGGCGCGCGGCGATCCAGTATATCTCGATCCGCGACGATCTCTTCGATTCCTACGCCAAGAGCGCGGATTTCATCCAGGCCTATATCTTCCCCGGCGGCCTGCTGATCCGCACCAGCGAGTTTCGCGAACTGGCCGAACAACGCGGTCTTGCCTGGCAAGACCAGCGCGACTTCGGGCTCGACTACGCCGAGACATTGAAAGCCTGGCGTCGCAGCTTCGATGCGGCGGAGGCCGATGGCCAGTTGCCGCCCGGGTTCGACGCCCAGTTTTGCGACCTCTGGCGCTTTTACCTAATGTATTGCGAAGGCGGTTTCCGTGGAGGCGGGATCGACGTGCACCAGGTCACGCTGGTGAAAGAGGGAGAGAAATGA